A stretch of the Aureibacillus halotolerans genome encodes the following:
- a CDS encoding copper amine oxidase N-terminal domain-containing protein, translating to MKMKRALLILSAGLMLSATPTIAEAHPGRTDANGGHHCWTNCEKWGLEYGEYHYHNGKSTSSSSKPAQSTPIPTVKPVPKPTTPAVKTVKVYLNGALQSYSQPAIVQSGRTLVPLRPIFEALGATVQYDAETRIITAVKEDRTVTLTVGSAYAKVNGTTITLDAKAQVIKGNTMVPLRFVSEAMGATVQFDGQVKISN from the coding sequence ATGAAAATGAAACGAGCATTGTTAATCCTGTCGGCGGGTCTTATGCTTTCCGCAACACCAACCATTGCTGAGGCACACCCTGGCAGAACAGACGCAAACGGCGGTCATCATTGCTGGACAAACTGTGAAAAATGGGGTTTGGAATACGGAGAGTATCATTATCATAATGGCAAAAGCACATCGTCCTCATCAAAACCAGCACAATCAACGCCAATTCCTACCGTAAAGCCTGTGCCAAAACCTACAACACCAGCAGTGAAAACTGTGAAAGTCTATTTAAACGGCGCCCTGCAATCCTATTCACAGCCTGCAATTGTGCAATCCGGCCGAACGTTGGTACCACTTCGTCCGATTTTCGAGGCTTTAGGCGCTACTGTTCAATACGATGCCGAAACTAGGATCATTACAGCAGTAAAAGAGGATCGCACGGTAACGCTGACGGTGGGCTCTGCCTACGCAAAAGTAAATGGTACGACCATCACTTTAGATGCAAAAGCACAGGTGATCAAAGGTAACACAATGGTTCCTCTACGTTTTGTTAGTGAAGCCATGGGTGCCACCGTTCAGTTTGATGGACAAGTCAAAATTTCAAACTAA